A single genomic interval of halophilic archaeon DL31 harbors:
- a CDS encoding Butyryl-CoA dehydrogenase (KEGG: hbo:Hbor_21010 butyryl-CoA dehydrogenase~PFAM: Acyl-CoA oxidase/dehydrogenase, type 1; Acyl-CoA dehydrogenase, N-terminal; Acyl-CoA oxidase/dehydrogenase, central region) — translation MEFTLDAEQRQIRETVASFVDEEVVPRAAEIDETDEFPEDLVSQMADLGLMGMPFPVEYGGSDLDYHSYAIGIEEISRGSGGLGTIVAAHTSLAGNMVYEFGDEAQKEEYLTPLAEGQDIGAFALSEAAAGSDVPAMTTTAEKDGEEYVINGGKLWTSNGSVADTVVVFAKTDPDAGNKGISSFIVRPESDDGFIVENTEHKLGDKGCPTAELRFDDLRVPADRLLGGEGEGFIQSLKTLNGGRISIAARGVGIARAAKEAATEYATDREQFDQPIIEFQAIQHKLADMDTKVEAAKLLMHKAADLKIRDEDYIKAAAQAKLYSSEVSREVANEAIQVHGGYGYTKEFPVERYYRDAKLNEIYEGTSEVLRNTIAQRML, via the coding sequence ATGGAGTTCACACTCGACGCCGAACAGCGTCAGATTCGCGAGACCGTCGCGTCGTTCGTCGACGAGGAGGTCGTCCCCCGAGCCGCCGAGATCGACGAGACCGACGAGTTTCCCGAGGATCTTGTTTCGCAGATGGCCGACCTCGGCCTGATGGGGATGCCGTTCCCGGTCGAGTACGGCGGGTCGGATCTCGACTATCACAGCTACGCCATCGGTATCGAGGAAATCTCTCGAGGCTCTGGGGGCCTCGGCACCATCGTCGCTGCCCACACGTCGCTCGCGGGGAACATGGTCTACGAGTTCGGCGACGAGGCACAGAAGGAGGAGTATCTCACGCCGCTCGCCGAGGGCCAAGATATCGGCGCGTTCGCGCTCTCGGAAGCGGCCGCCGGCAGCGACGTGCCCGCGATGACGACGACCGCAGAGAAGGATGGTGAGGAGTACGTCATCAACGGGGGCAAGCTCTGGACCTCCAACGGTTCTGTCGCGGACACGGTGGTCGTCTTCGCCAAAACCGACCCTGACGCAGGCAACAAGGGTATCTCCTCGTTCATCGTCCGGCCCGAGAGCGACGACGGCTTCATCGTCGAGAACACAGAGCACAAGCTCGGAGACAAGGGCTGTCCCACTGCAGAACTGCGCTTCGACGACCTTCGCGTCCCGGCGGACCGCCTGCTCGGCGGCGAAGGTGAGGGGTTCATCCAGTCGCTCAAGACGCTCAACGGCGGCCGTATCTCTATCGCTGCCCGCGGGGTCGGCATCGCCCGCGCTGCCAAGGAGGCTGCCACTGAGTACGCCACGGACCGGGAGCAGTTCGACCAGCCAATCATCGAGTTTCAGGCCATCCAGCACAAACTCGCGGACATGGACACCAAAGTCGAGGCCGCGAAGCTGCTGATGCACAAGGCTGCCGACCTGAAGATCCGCGATGAAGACTACATCAAGGCAGCCGCACAGGCGAAGCTCTACTCCAGCGAGGTCTCCCGTGAGGTCGCCAACGAGGCAATTCAGGTCCACGGCGGCTACGGCTACACGAAAGAGTTCCCGGTCGAGCGCTACTACCGCGACGCCAAGCTCAACGAGATTTACGAGGGCACCAGCGAGGTGCTGCGCAACACGATTGCACAGCGGATGTTGTAA
- a CDS encoding MscS Mechanosensitive ion channel (PFAM: Mechanosensitive ion channel MscS~KEGG: hma:rrnAC1347 mechanosensitive ion channel): MPAALQVTGVNRFVSSFLQSLGLPAGIALAISAAIVFVVVAVLVYGIGKAVLVPLVNRVLSTRGLDAHARRPLKKVIGVGIAFGAVAIAFGVAGYGDFLQSLATVAAAATLAIGFAMQDVIANFVAGVFIYADRPFRIGDWIEWDDHSGIVEDISFRVTRVRTFDNELLTVPNSHLTDGVIKNPVAKDTLRLQFTFGIGYDDDVDQATDIIIDEAERHPNILTDPAPSVRLTELADSSVGLRSRIWIDNPSRADFVKIRSEYVKNVKEQFDDAGIDIPYPQRDLSGGLELPPEHVQA, translated from the coding sequence ATGCCGGCGGCTCTGCAGGTGACTGGCGTGAATCGGTTCGTCTCCTCGTTCCTCCAGAGCCTCGGCCTCCCCGCGGGGATTGCGCTCGCCATCAGTGCCGCCATCGTCTTCGTCGTCGTCGCGGTGCTCGTGTACGGCATCGGGAAGGCGGTGCTCGTCCCGCTGGTCAACCGTGTGTTGAGCACGCGCGGGCTCGACGCACACGCCCGTAGGCCGTTAAAGAAGGTTATCGGCGTCGGTATCGCCTTTGGCGCGGTCGCGATCGCGTTCGGCGTCGCCGGCTACGGTGACTTCCTGCAGTCGCTCGCGACTGTCGCCGCGGCGGCGACGCTGGCTATCGGCTTCGCGATGCAGGACGTCATCGCCAACTTCGTCGCCGGCGTCTTCATCTACGCCGACCGGCCGTTCCGCATCGGTGACTGGATCGAGTGGGACGACCACTCCGGCATCGTTGAGGATATCTCCTTCCGCGTCACTCGTGTGCGGACGTTCGACAACGAACTGCTCACGGTGCCGAACTCCCACCTGACCGACGGCGTCATCAAGAACCCCGTCGCCAAGGACACGCTCCGCCTGCAGTTCACTTTCGGCATCGGCTACGACGACGATGTGGACCAGGCAACCGACATCATCATCGACGAGGCCGAGCGCCACCCCAACATCCTGACCGACCCCGCGCCGAGTGTCCGGCTGACGGAACTCGCAGACTCCTCCGTGGGGCTGCGCTCGCGCATCTGGATCGACAACCCCTCGCGGGCTGACTTCGTCAAAATTCGTTCGGAGTACGTCAAGAACGTGAAGGAACAGTTCGACGATGCGGGCATCGACATCCCGTACCCGCAGCGCGACCTGTCGGGCGGGCTGGAGTTGCCCCCCGAGCACGTTCAGGCGTAA
- a CDS encoding protein of unknown function UPF0044 (KEGG: hla:Hlac_1188 protein of unknown function UPF0044~manually curated~PFAM: RNA-binding, CRM domain) — translation MSNELRKQAHDLDVTVWVGKNGIDAVVDELKDQLQETKLVKIKFLRAARGTDDTKTLAAKLAEKVNAELIETRGHTAVLH, via the coding sequence ATGTCCAACGAGCTACGGAAGCAGGCTCACGACCTCGACGTAACCGTCTGGGTCGGGAAAAACGGTATCGATGCCGTCGTCGACGAACTCAAAGACCAACTCCAAGAAACGAAACTGGTGAAAATCAAGTTCCTCCGAGCGGCGCGTGGAACAGACGACACCAAGACACTGGCGGCAAAACTCGCCGAGAAGGTTAACGCCGAACTCATCGAGACGCGCGGCCACACCGCTGTGTTGCACTGA
- a CDS encoding Ribonuclease P protein component 4 (manually curated~HAMAP: Ribonuclease P protein component 4~KEGG: hbo:Hbor_20730 ribonuclease P protein subunit rpp21~PFAM: RNAse P, Rpr2/Rpp21 subunit) — MSADIAAERIERLAGLAEEAVLDGHSDRSREYVRLARRLAERHRLSLPKRFARAACDRCDVYQRPGRNVRVRTGRGRVIRRCDCGATARHPYRD, encoded by the coding sequence ATGAGTGCCGACATCGCTGCTGAGCGCATCGAGCGTCTCGCGGGGCTGGCCGAGGAAGCGGTTCTCGACGGCCATTCCGACCGCTCGCGGGAGTACGTTCGGCTGGCTCGCCGGCTCGCCGAGCGCCACCGGCTTTCGCTCCCGAAACGGTTCGCCCGCGCGGCCTGCGACCGCTGTGATGTGTACCAGCGCCCCGGTCGAAACGTCCGAGTGCGAACCGGGCGGGGCCGAGTCATCCGACGGTGTGACTGTGGCGCCACCGCTCGCCACCCGTACCGGGACTGA
- a CDS encoding glycosyl transferase group 1 (PFAM: Glycosyl transferase, group 1~KEGG: hsl:OE1906R glycosyltransferase, type 1), with protein MRVLNYLELESRIRGGIPTATAQQRTALRSAGIDVVTTPWVGGGPVDAARSRLTGGRAFREYDLAHCNVVGPGSVAVARHAKRTDIPLVLHAHVTAEDFGESFRFSDQVAPALKPYLRWFYSQADLVLCPSEYTKGVIESYPVRAPVETMSNGVDIDSLEGYEGFRDETREQYDLDGLVVFSVGEVFERKGLTTFCRVAQCTDYEFAWFGHYEEGPAASSEVRRWVGNPPENVSFTGWMDDKRMAFGAGDVYLFATKDENQGIAVLEAMACGKPVVLRDIPVFEEFFTDGEDCLKCETEAEFVEALERLEANTDLRERLGANAMETAAAHSLDRVGERLTESYQRLLGETDSATP; from the coding sequence GTGCGCGTCCTGAACTACCTCGAACTCGAAAGCCGCATCCGCGGCGGCATCCCGACGGCGACGGCCCAACAGCGCACAGCCCTGCGTTCGGCCGGCATCGACGTGGTGACGACGCCATGGGTGGGGGGCGGTCCCGTCGATGCCGCTCGCTCGCGGCTGACCGGCGGCCGGGCGTTCCGCGAGTACGACCTCGCACACTGCAACGTCGTCGGCCCCGGAAGCGTCGCAGTCGCACGTCACGCCAAGCGCACCGACATCCCGCTCGTGCTGCACGCCCACGTCACCGCCGAGGATTTTGGTGAATCGTTCCGCTTCTCGGATCAGGTCGCGCCTGCCCTCAAACCGTACCTCCGGTGGTTCTACTCGCAAGCCGACCTCGTGCTCTGTCCGAGCGAGTACACGAAAGGCGTCATCGAGTCCTACCCCGTCAGGGCCCCCGTCGAGACGATGAGCAACGGCGTCGATATCGATTCCCTCGAGGGTTACGAGGGCTTCCGCGATGAGACCCGTGAGCAGTACGACCTTGACGGATTGGTCGTCTTCTCGGTCGGCGAGGTGTTCGAGCGCAAGGGGCTGACGACGTTCTGTCGCGTCGCCCAGTGCACGGACTACGAGTTCGCCTGGTTCGGCCACTACGAGGAGGGCCCCGCAGCGAGCAGCGAGGTGCGGCGCTGGGTGGGGAATCCGCCCGAGAACGTCAGCTTCACTGGCTGGATGGACGACAAACGGATGGCCTTTGGCGCCGGCGACGTCTACCTCTTCGCCACCAAGGACGAGAATCAGGGCATCGCGGTGCTGGAGGCGATGGCCTGCGGGAAGCCGGTTGTCCTCCGAGATATTCCGGTGTTCGAGGAGTTCTTCACCGACGGCGAGGACTGCCTAAAGTGCGAGACGGAGGCGGAGTTCGTCGAGGCGCTGGAGCGACTCGAAGCGAACACAGACCTCCGCGAGCGGTTAGGAGCGAACGCGATGGAGACGGCTGCAGCGCACTCGTTGGACCGCGTCGGCGAGCGCCTGACGGAGAGCTACCAACGGCTACTGGGGGAGACTGATTCCGCAACCCCTTAA
- a CDS encoding glycosyl transferase group 1 (PFAM: Glycosyl transferase, group 1~KEGG: hut:Huta_0088 glycosyl transferase group 1): MESVAAFTDTYLPTVNGVTYTVKAWRDRWEARGGRMDVVYPGSDGHDPDPGEHPVRSLPLPLYSGFRVGTPTIPDGLVDPDIVHAHTPFSLGLAALRFAQKKAVPLVVTYHTPTAEYTTYFTDWGPLQDGLSAVSRQYERWFLNHADAVIVPSEATGQYLTEELDIDVPPTVVSNGVDVERFRPVDTMSFRERHNLPADKTLVGYTGRHGHEKCLPDILAACERLSGDVTVVFGGDGPAREELEAEARECNVDARFLGFLDRAELPAFYATLDAFLFPSPIETQGLVALEAFACGTPVVGVDSGALSDTVDDGVTGYHYQRGDIDGFTAAIERTLEECETLREACLEKRGEISVESSVDRLGALYAALSEQ; the protein is encoded by the coding sequence ATGGAGTCGGTCGCCGCGTTCACGGACACCTACCTGCCCACGGTCAACGGCGTCACCTACACGGTGAAGGCCTGGCGCGACCGCTGGGAGGCTCGCGGCGGCCGGATGGACGTCGTCTATCCCGGCTCCGACGGCCACGACCCGGACCCGGGCGAGCACCCAGTCAGATCGCTCCCGCTCCCGCTCTACTCGGGCTTTCGCGTCGGGACGCCCACCATCCCCGACGGTCTCGTGGACCCCGATATCGTTCACGCCCACACCCCCTTCTCGCTCGGCCTTGCCGCGCTCAGATTTGCCCAAAAGAAGGCGGTCCCGCTGGTCGTAACCTACCATACGCCAACCGCGGAGTACACGACCTACTTCACAGACTGGGGGCCGCTCCAAGACGGGCTCTCGGCGGTGAGCCGCCAGTACGAGCGCTGGTTCCTGAACCATGCAGACGCGGTCATCGTGCCCTCGGAGGCGACGGGACAGTATCTGACCGAGGAACTCGACATCGACGTGCCGCCGACGGTTGTCTCGAACGGCGTCGACGTGGAGCGGTTCCGTCCCGTCGACACCATGTCGTTCCGTGAGCGCCACAACCTTCCCGCTGACAAAACGCTCGTGGGGTACACCGGCCGCCACGGCCACGAAAAGTGCCTCCCGGATATTCTCGCGGCCTGCGAACGGCTCAGCGGAGACGTGACGGTCGTCTTCGGCGGCGACGGCCCTGCCCGCGAGGAGCTGGAAGCCGAGGCCCGCGAGTGCAACGTGGACGCCCGCTTCCTGGGCTTCCTCGACCGTGCGGAGCTTCCAGCGTTCTACGCCACCTTGGACGCCTTCCTGTTTCCCAGCCCCATCGAGACCCAGGGGCTGGTCGCACTGGAAGCCTTCGCCTGCGGGACGCCCGTCGTTGGCGTCGACAGCGGGGCGCTCTCGGACACTGTCGACGACGGGGTCACCGGCTATCACTACCAGCGAGGAGATATCGACGGCTTCACCGCCGCAATCGAACGGACGCTCGAGGAATGCGAGACGCTTCGGGAGGCCTGTCTCGAGAAGCGAGGGGAAATCAGCGTGGAGAGTTCGGTAGACCGACTCGGAGCGCTCTACGCTGCCCTCAGCGAGCAGTAG
- a CDS encoding hypothetical protein (KEGG: hvo:HVO_1248 hypothetical protein), with the protein MSFEKGDHVVLEDEHSEFDGDIGEVTQVMETMFGDPNYTIVFEEGQEAGIPEDQLEAAEAPEDDEDDEDDEE; encoded by the coding sequence ATGAGCTTCGAGAAGGGCGACCACGTCGTCCTGGAGGACGAGCACAGCGAGTTTGACGGCGATATCGGCGAAGTCACGCAGGTCATGGAGACCATGTTCGGCGACCCGAACTACACCATCGTCTTCGAGGAGGGCCAGGAGGCCGGCATCCCCGAGGACCAGCTGGAGGCCGCCGAGGCGCCCGAGGACGACGAAGACGACGAAGACGACGAGGAGTAA
- a CDS encoding protein of unknown function DUF54 (PFAM: Protein of unknown function DUF54~KEGG: hla:Hlac_0947 hypothetical protein), translating into MASVPFHYVDLRTFCYATEDEKRVEQALRRFLPEEYEIQRAVNEGHHGDRIVVLSARVENADDVRHVLRQLSELPDIERIVGELDERVDDNCSFFLRLDKQRAFKGEVEQGPGITLRAKVEAYPAKQPAAVENAREALEQAREHADA; encoded by the coding sequence ATGGCGAGCGTTCCGTTTCACTACGTCGACCTGCGGACCTTCTGCTACGCGACCGAAGACGAGAAGCGCGTGGAGCAGGCACTCCGCCGATTCCTGCCCGAGGAGTACGAGATCCAGCGCGCGGTCAACGAAGGCCACCACGGCGACCGCATCGTCGTCCTTTCGGCGCGCGTCGAGAACGCCGACGACGTGCGGCACGTGCTCCGACAACTGAGCGAACTCCCCGATATCGAGCGCATCGTCGGCGAACTCGACGAGCGAGTCGACGACAACTGCTCATTCTTCCTCCGACTGGACAAACAGCGCGCGTTCAAAGGCGAGGTCGAACAAGGGCCAGGCATCACGCTCCGCGCGAAAGTCGAGGCCTACCCCGCGAAGCAGCCTGCGGCCGTGGAGAACGCCCGCGAGGCACTCGAGCAAGCGCGCGAGCACGCAGACGCCTGA
- a CDS encoding alkyl hydroperoxide reductase/ Thiol specific antioxidant/ Mal allergen (PFAM: Alkyl hydroperoxide reductase/ Thiol specific antioxidant/ Mal allergen~KEGG: hla:Hlac_1351 alkyl hydroperoxide reductase/thiol specific antioxidant/Mal allergen) has protein sequence MVAVESESELERGDEAPDFSVPGTDGETYSLDSFVGNDALLLVFTCNHCPYAQAKFDLLNELAAAYDDAAVVGINPNDAEEYPDDSFEAMQEYVDSGEIAYDAYLHDESQDVSEAYGAVCTPDPFLLRREGGEASKTPRDGGGETAGARWTVAYHGRLDDALNPNEEPSEFYIRDAIDAVLAGEEVGIPDRPSRGCSIKWK, from the coding sequence ATGGTCGCAGTCGAATCCGAATCCGAACTTGAGCGCGGCGACGAGGCCCCCGACTTCTCAGTTCCCGGGACCGACGGGGAGACCTACAGCCTGGACAGCTTCGTGGGGAACGATGCGCTGTTGCTGGTGTTCACCTGTAACCACTGTCCCTACGCGCAAGCGAAGTTCGACCTGCTGAACGAACTCGCGGCGGCGTACGACGATGCCGCGGTGGTGGGAATCAACCCCAACGACGCTGAGGAGTACCCTGACGACTCCTTCGAGGCGATGCAAGAGTACGTCGACTCCGGCGAGATTGCGTACGACGCCTATCTCCACGACGAGAGCCAGGACGTTTCGGAGGCCTACGGCGCCGTCTGCACGCCGGACCCGTTCCTCCTCCGGCGGGAAGGTGGCGAGGCGTCGAAGACGCCTCGTGACGGAGGCGGTGAAACCGCCGGAGCACGCTGGACGGTGGCCTACCACGGACGGCTTGACGACGCGCTCAACCCCAACGAGGAGCCCTCGGAGTTCTACATCCGCGACGCCATCGACGCCGTGCTGGCGGGCGAGGAGGTCGGAATCCCGGACCGGCCGTCCCGTGGCTGCAGCATCAAGTGGAAATAG
- a CDS encoding Butyryl-CoA dehydrogenase (KEGG: hla:Hlac_1318 acyl-CoA dehydrogenase domain protein~PFAM: Acyl-CoA oxidase/dehydrogenase, type 1; Acyl-CoA dehydrogenase, N-terminal; Acyl-CoA oxidase/dehydrogenase, central region) yields the protein MDFGLSQEQQQLREEVRRFGENEIAPVATEYDTEEAYPYDVMDKAAEMGLLGAHFPLEYGGVDYSSLENALMIEELFAVDPGIALCITSAGFGAEAIIEFGTEEQKENYLPPITDGEAVMGAAISEPHAGSDVSSVSTRAEKDGNEWVLNGTKMWITNGSVGDYFVVMCETDPDVDDRYAGFSQIIVESDRDGFEADKITGKMGIRASDTAELILDDVRVPEENLVGTCGMGFLQVMEFFDETRTAVAAQGVGIAKGANERALEYAKERKQFGREISDFQAIQHKLADMHIQTEAARNLTYKSAWSVDNEADSLTALASMAKEFASRVATHCADEAVQVHGGAGFVNDHDVERLYRDSKITQIYEGTTEIQKNIVARELLGKGA from the coding sequence ATGGACTTTGGACTATCCCAAGAGCAGCAACAACTCCGAGAGGAAGTTCGACGGTTCGGGGAGAACGAAATCGCGCCTGTTGCGACCGAGTACGACACGGAAGAGGCATACCCGTACGACGTAATGGACAAGGCCGCGGAGATGGGGCTGCTGGGGGCGCACTTCCCGCTCGAATACGGTGGTGTCGACTACTCCTCGCTGGAGAACGCCCTCATGATCGAGGAGCTGTTCGCTGTCGATCCCGGTATCGCGCTCTGTATCACGAGCGCCGGCTTCGGCGCCGAAGCGATCATCGAGTTCGGGACCGAGGAACAGAAGGAGAACTATCTCCCGCCGATCACGGACGGTGAGGCCGTCATGGGCGCCGCCATCTCCGAGCCACACGCCGGCTCTGACGTGTCCTCAGTCTCGACGCGCGCCGAGAAGGACGGTAACGAGTGGGTTCTGAACGGCACCAAGATGTGGATTACCAACGGCAGCGTCGGCGACTACTTCGTGGTCATGTGCGAGACCGATCCGGACGTCGACGACCGGTACGCTGGCTTCTCCCAGATTATCGTCGAATCTGACCGGGACGGTTTCGAGGCCGACAAAATCACGGGCAAGATGGGGATCCGCGCGAGCGACACCGCAGAACTCATTCTCGACGACGTGCGCGTGCCCGAGGAGAACCTCGTCGGAACCTGCGGTATGGGTTTCTTGCAGGTCATGGAGTTCTTCGACGAGACCCGTACCGCCGTCGCCGCCCAGGGAGTCGGTATCGCGAAGGGAGCCAACGAGCGGGCCCTCGAGTACGCGAAGGAGCGCAAACAGTTCGGGCGGGAGATTTCCGATTTCCAGGCCATCCAACACAAGCTGGCGGACATGCACATCCAAACCGAGGCAGCCCGCAACCTCACCTACAAATCGGCCTGGAGCGTCGACAACGAAGCTGACTCACTGACGGCGCTGGCCAGCATGGCCAAGGAGTTCGCCTCACGCGTGGCGACTCACTGCGCCGACGAGGCGGTCCAGGTTCACGGCGGGGCCGGCTTCGTCAACGACCACGACGTTGAACGACTCTATCGCGACTCGAAGATTACCCAAATCTACGAGGGAACCACGGAGATTCAGAAGAACATCGTCGCCCGCGAACTCCTCGGAAAAGGGGCCTAA
- a CDS encoding transposase IS66 (PFAM: Transposase, IS66~KEGG: hsl:OE1094R transposase (ISH10)), giving the protein MVADEKVEQLLERITALENRVDELEQEKTNLKQENQQLREENKRLRAKLRWYEGPHTPPSKDQSDQEESSSSSDADEDDEQPRTDGGTPGRKPGHDPEWRAAPDPDREIDVTCDCCPECGEGFDESAGVSPRLVEELPDPQPPEVTQYNRHHYECYSCGAETVASHPDCPDEGQFGVNVIAQAALSRYDHRLPYRKIADRFEQLHGLELSGASAWHATERAARAGRCEYEQIRRRIQHADVVHIDETGIKRDGEQAWMWTFTTDEHTLYAVRESRGSDVPAEVLGEDFAGTVVCDGWTAYPAFTSNLQRCWAHILREAEDVADKYEDGEPIHRHLTQMYVGLQSWLETDPSLRERAQMHRSSQNGLKSLVRCSATDDPVATLLGKIKGGIDHWLTFIGEPAVSPTNNAAENALREPVVLRKIIGTLRNDRGMFVHETLLSLLATSRQQGRNPYEKLKRIVRDNEMISRTHAVPSVESSG; this is encoded by the coding sequence ATGGTCGCTGACGAAAAAGTGGAGCAACTGCTTGAGCGGATCACTGCTCTCGAAAATCGCGTTGATGAACTTGAGCAGGAGAAAACAAACCTCAAGCAAGAGAATCAGCAACTCCGCGAAGAGAACAAACGTCTCAGAGCTAAGCTCCGGTGGTACGAGGGACCGCATACACCACCGAGCAAGGACCAGTCAGACCAAGAGGAGTCGTCGTCCTCGTCCGATGCGGACGAGGACGACGAACAGCCACGTACTGACGGTGGGACACCGGGTCGAAAGCCCGGACACGACCCTGAGTGGCGAGCCGCACCTGACCCAGATCGAGAAATCGACGTTACCTGTGACTGCTGTCCGGAGTGTGGCGAAGGGTTCGACGAGTCGGCGGGCGTCAGCCCCCGACTCGTCGAGGAACTCCCGGATCCACAGCCACCCGAAGTTACACAGTACAACCGCCATCACTACGAGTGCTACTCTTGTGGAGCCGAGACTGTCGCTTCACACCCCGACTGCCCCGACGAGGGGCAGTTCGGGGTGAACGTCATCGCCCAAGCCGCTCTTTCCAGATACGATCACCGCCTCCCCTACCGGAAGATCGCCGACCGCTTCGAGCAATTGCATGGCCTCGAACTCTCAGGTGCATCTGCGTGGCACGCGACCGAGCGCGCTGCGCGCGCCGGTCGCTGTGAATACGAACAGATCCGCCGACGGATTCAGCACGCTGACGTTGTTCACATCGACGAGACGGGAATCAAACGCGACGGCGAACAGGCGTGGATGTGGACGTTCACCACGGACGAGCACACGCTGTACGCGGTCAGAGAGAGTCGCGGAAGCGATGTTCCGGCAGAAGTCCTCGGCGAGGACTTCGCGGGAACGGTCGTCTGCGATGGCTGGACGGCATATCCGGCATTCACCAGCAACCTCCAGCGGTGCTGGGCACATATTCTCCGCGAAGCGGAAGATGTCGCTGACAAGTACGAGGACGGAGAGCCAATTCACCGGCATCTCACGCAAATGTACGTCGGTCTCCAGTCGTGGCTGGAGACCGACCCGAGCCTTCGTGAGCGAGCACAGATGCACCGATCAAGCCAGAACGGACTCAAATCGCTCGTTAGGTGCTCAGCTACCGACGACCCAGTGGCAACACTGCTCGGGAAGATCAAAGGAGGGATCGACCACTGGCTCACCTTCATCGGTGAGCCAGCAGTCTCGCCAACGAACAACGCTGCGGAGAATGCGCTTCGTGAGCCGGTTGTTCTCCGGAAAATCATCGGGACGCTCCGCAACGACCGCGGGATGTTCGTTCACGAGACGTTGCTGTCCCTGCTGGCGACATCGCGCCAGCAGGGACGCAATCCCTACGAGAAGCTCAAGCGCATTGTCCGAGACAACGAGATGATTTCACGGACTCACGCTGTGCCATCCGTCGAGTCCTCGGGGTAA